TATTATGCAACGAATCCTTTTAATCATCACGGGTTGGCTGGCGGTTGTATTGGGGACGCTGGGTGTTGTGTTGCCTGTATTGCCGACGACACCGTTTATCCTGCTGGCTGCCTGGTGCTTTGCCCGCTCATCGCCGCGTTTCCATAACTGGTTACTCTACCGCTCGTGGTTTGGCAGCTATTTGCGATTCTGGCAGAAATATAAGGCTATGCCGCCGGGCGTTAAGCCCCGCGCGATCGTAATGATCCTCATCACCTTCGCCGTATCGCTGTGGTTGACCCCGATGTGGTGGGTGCGGATCCTGCTGCTGGTGATCCTGGCTTGCCTGCTGGTATTTATGTGGCGAATACCTGTGATTGACGAAAAGCAACAAAAGCACTGAAGCATAATAATCGCGGTTGCAATTGCGAGCGGTAGCCAGTAAATTCGACCGTTTTCGAGCACAGGCGCACTGGGTCAAATTAATGCAGCCAATAAAGAGGCCGCTTGAAGGATGAAGTGTATAGTGCGCCGTGAAGTAACACCGTATTAATCAGGCACAAACTTATGACCGCAACTGCACAGCAGCTTGAGTTTCTCAAAAATAGCATTAAAAGCATTCAGGACTACCCGAAACCGGGCATTCTTTTCCGTGATGTCACCAGCTTACTGGAAGATCCGAAAGCTTACGCACTCAGCATCGAATTGCTGGTTGAGCGTTACAAAAATGCAGGCATCACCAAAGTTGTCGGTACCGAAGCTCGCGGCTTTCTGTTTGGCGCGCCGGTAGCGTTGGGTCTGGGCGTTGGCTTTGTGCCGGTGCGTAAACCGCGCAAGCTGCCGCGTGAAACGATCGCTGAAAGCTACGAACTGGAATACGGCACCGATCAACTGGAAATCCACCTTGATGCGATCCACGCCGGTGATAAAGTGCTGGTGGTTGACGATCTGCTGGCAACCGGCGGTACGATTGAAGCGACCGTGAAACTGATCCGTCGTCTGGGCGGCGAAGTGACCGATGCGGCGTTCATCATCAACCTGTTTGACCTCGGCGGCGAACAGCGTCTGGCGCAGCAGGGCATCAACTGTTATAGCCTGGTTCCTTTCCCGGGGCACTAATCGGCTCAACAGCACCTGACGTATTAGCTGAAGACATGACCTCGCTGAATTAGTGAGGTTGTGTTAGCATTCCCCCCTATGAATCCACCTTCCAGCGTTTCAGAGCCAGCCAATGAGTTATCAGGTTTTAGCCCGAAAATGGCGCCCACAAACCTTTGCTGACGTCGTCGGCCAGGAACATGTGCTGACCGCACTGGCGAACGGCTTGTCGTTAGGGCGTATTCACCATGCATATCTTTTTTCCGGTACCCGGGGTGTCGGTAAAACCTCCATTGCCCGTCTGCTGGCAAAGGGACTGAATTGCGAAACCGGCATTACCGCCACGCCGTGCGGCGTGTGTGATAACTGCCGTGAAATCGAACAGGGGCGATTTGTCGATCTGATTGAGATCGATGCTGCCTCGCGCACTAAAGTTGAAGACACCCGGGATCTGCTGGATAACGTCCAGTACGCCCCGGCGCGCGGTCGATTCAAAGTTTATCTGATCGACGAAGTGCATATGCTGTCTCGCCACAGTTTTAACGCGCTGCTCAAAACGCTTGAAGAGCCGCCGTCGCACGTCAAATTCCTGCTGGCGACAACCGATCCGCAGAAGCTGCCGGTGACTATTCTGTCCCGCTGCCTGCAGTTCCATCTTAAGGCGCTGGATGTCGACCAGATCCGCCATCAGCTTGAACACATTCTTAACGAAGAGCAGATAGCCCACGAGCCGCGCGCACTGCAACTGCTTTCCCGTGCGGCCGATGGCAGTCTGCGTGACGCGCTGAGTCTGACCGATCAGGCGATAGCCAGCGGTGATGGCCAGGTTTCCACCCAGGCGGTGAGCGCGATGCTCGGCACGCTGGATGACGATCAGGCGCTGTCGCTGGTGGAGGCGGTAATCGCTGCCGACGGTGAACGGGTGATGACGCTGGTCAACGAGGCCGCAGCGCGGGGAATTGAGTGGGAAGCACTGCTGGTCGAAATGCTTAGTCTGCTGCACCGTATTGCATTGGTCCAGTTGTCTCCTGCCGCACTAGGCGGCGACATGGCGACGATCGAAGTGCGCATGCGTGAACTGGCGCGCACCGTGCCGCCAGCGGACGTTCAGCTTTATTACCAGACGTTATTGATTGGCCGTAAAGAACTGCCGTACGCGCCAGACAGACGCATGGGCGTTGAAATGACCTTACTGCGGGCGCTGGCGTTTCATCCGCGTATGCCGCTACCAGAACCCGAGGTTCCGCGACAATCATTTG
The sequence above is drawn from the Citrobacter amalonaticus genome and encodes:
- a CDS encoding DUF454 family protein, giving the protein MQRILLIITGWLAVVLGTLGVVLPVLPTTPFILLAAWCFARSSPRFHNWLLYRSWFGSYLRFWQKYKAMPPGVKPRAIVMILITFAVSLWLTPMWWVRILLLVILACLLVFMWRIPVIDEKQQKH
- the apt gene encoding adenine phosphoribosyltransferase, which gives rise to MTATAQQLEFLKNSIKSIQDYPKPGILFRDVTSLLEDPKAYALSIELLVERYKNAGITKVVGTEARGFLFGAPVALGLGVGFVPVRKPRKLPRETIAESYELEYGTDQLEIHLDAIHAGDKVLVVDDLLATGGTIEATVKLIRRLGGEVTDAAFIINLFDLGGEQRLAQQGINCYSLVPFPGH
- the dnaX gene encoding DNA polymerase III subunit gamma/tau yields the protein MSYQVLARKWRPQTFADVVGQEHVLTALANGLSLGRIHHAYLFSGTRGVGKTSIARLLAKGLNCETGITATPCGVCDNCREIEQGRFVDLIEIDAASRTKVEDTRDLLDNVQYAPARGRFKVYLIDEVHMLSRHSFNALLKTLEEPPSHVKFLLATTDPQKLPVTILSRCLQFHLKALDVDQIRHQLEHILNEEQIAHEPRALQLLSRAADGSLRDALSLTDQAIASGDGQVSTQAVSAMLGTLDDDQALSLVEAVIAADGERVMTLVNEAAARGIEWEALLVEMLSLLHRIALVQLSPAALGGDMATIEVRMRELARTVPPADVQLYYQTLLIGRKELPYAPDRRMGVEMTLLRALAFHPRMPLPEPEVPRQSFAPVAPTAVMTPTQVPQQSAPAQPAPAAPLPESTSQVLAARNQLQRAQGATKAKKSEPAAAPRARPVNNAALERLASVSERVQARPAPSALEQAPAKKEAYRWKATTPVAEVKEVVATPKALKKALEHEKTPELAAKLAAEAIERDPWAAQVSQLSLPKLVEQVALNAWKEENDNAVCLHLRSSQRHLNSSGAQQKLAEALSQLAGSTVELTIVEDDNPAVRTPLEWRQAIYEEKLAQARESIVADNNIQTLRRFFDADLDEESIRPI